Part of the Actinomycetota bacterium genome is shown below.
CGCTCGGCATCCTGACCCCAGCTGCGGGAGACGCCTTCGCACCCGGTGACGCGCTCCGGGCGCGGTGGCTGCAGAGCCTGGAGCAGGCCGGGGTGCCGCTGGAGGGACTGGCCGCCGCCGGATAGGCCGCGGGTGCCGCTCGACCTGCTGCGCCAACCGGGTCATCAACCGGCAGCGGGTCGAATGTCCGCTCCACTCGGGCCAGGGTCCGCAGCTATGCTGGCGGAGGCGTGAGCGGATACACCACACAGGAGGTCGCCCAGCGGGCCGGGGTCGACCCTGACTACGTCGACCGGTTGGTCGCGCTCGGCATCCTGACCCCAGCTGCCGGAGACGCGTTCTCGCCCGGTGATGTGCTCCGGGCGCGGTGGCTGCAGAGCCTGGAGCGAGCCGGGGTGCCGCTGGAGGGACTGGCCGCCGCCGTCCGGGATGGGGCGCTGTCGCTCTCGTTCCTGGACGTGGCCGCGTACGACCGGTTCGCCGGGCTCAGCGGCACCACCTTCCACCAGCTGAGCGGAAGTACCGGGATCCCGCTGGAGCTCCTGATGGTGCTCCGCGAGGCCGTCGGCTTCGCCGAGCCACGCCCAGAGGACCACGTCCACCACAACGAGCTGTCGGTCGTGCCGCTGATCCAGCTGCAGCTTGCCAAGGGGTTCCAACCGGTGGTCATCGAGGGGTGGCTTCGGGTCTACGGGGACAGCCTGCGCCGCATCGCCGAGGCCGAGGCGGCCTGGTGGAACAGCGAGGTCGAGATGGCGCTGCTGGCGTCGGGCATGACCGAGGGTGAGATGCTCCGGGCCCAGGCCGACCTCGGCTCCCAGATGACCCCCCTCATCGAGCAGGCCCTGCTGGCCGTCTACCACGGCCAGCAGGAACACGCCTGGAGCCAGGTGTTCGTCGAGCACGTCGAGGGTGCGCTGGAGCAGGCGGGCCTGTACCGCCGCTTGGAGCGGCCCCCGGCAATGTGCTTCCTGGACATCACCGGGTACACGCGCCTGACCGAGGAGCGGGGCGACCAGGCCGCCGCCGACCTGGCGGCCCGGCTGGCTGG
Proteins encoded:
- a CDS encoding adenylate/guanylate cyclase domain-containing protein → MSGYTTQEVAQRAGVDPDYVDRLVALGILTPAAGDAFSPGDVLRARWLQSLERAGVPLEGLAAAVRDGALSLSFLDVAAYDRFAGLSGTTFHQLSGSTGIPLELLMVLREAVGFAEPRPEDHVHHNELSVVPLIQLQLAKGFQPVVIEGWLRVYGDSLRRIAEAEAAWWNSEVEMALLASGMTEGEMLRAQADLGSQMTPLIEQALLAVYHGQQEHAWSQVFVEHVEGALEQAGLYRRLERPPAMCFLDITGYTRLTEERGDQAAADLAARLAGLVRRSAQEHGGTPVKWLGDGVMFYFRAPPAGVLAALEMVAGVGRQGLPPAHVGIHAGPVIFQDGDYFGRTVNLAARIAEYARPSEVLVSQEVIDAADGAPVTFTDIGPVELKGVPGPLRLYTARHA